In a genomic window of Zingiber officinale cultivar Zhangliang chromosome 9B, Zo_v1.1, whole genome shotgun sequence:
- the LOC122025679 gene encoding nuclear transcription factor Y subunit B-like isoform X2, whose amino-acid sequence MAEASSSSTVDGAGSHESGGSVREQDRFLPIANIIRIMKKGLPANAKVAKDAKETMQECVSEFISFVTSEASDRCQKEKRKTINGDDLLWSMATLGFEDYIEPLKLYLQKYRELEGGDGTARREMGGSHPGTTTPGEYQVHQQNSLAQGMNYVNPQFYNGDI is encoded by the exons ATGGCGGAGGCTTCTTCGTCCAGCACGGTAGATGGAGCCGGAAGCCACGAAAGTGGCGGCAGCGTGCGGGAGCAGGATCGCTTCCTCCCCATCGCCAACATCATTCGGATCATGAAGAAGGGCCTCCCAGCCAACGCCAAGGTCGCCAAGGACGCCAAGGAAACGATGCAGGAGTGCGTCTCGGAGTTCATCAGCTTCGTCACCAGCGA GGCGAGCGATCGTTGCCAGAAGGAGAAGCGGAAGACGATCAATGGGGACGATCTGCTTTGGTCGATGGCGACGCTAGGGTTTGAGGACTACATCGAGCCGCTGAAGTTATACCTGCAGAAATACCGTGAA TTGGAG GGTGGAGATGGAACTGCAAGGAGAGAAATGGGGGGATCTCATCCTGGCACAACCACACCAGGGGAATACCAG GTTCATCAACAAAATTCTCTTGCACAGGGCATGAATTACGTGAATCCTCAG TTCTATAACGGCGACATCTGA
- the LOC122025679 gene encoding nuclear transcription factor Y subunit B-1-like isoform X1, with product MAEASSSSTVDGAGSHESGGSVREQDRFLPIANIIRIMKKGLPANAKVAKDAKETMQECVSEFISFVTSEASDRCQKEKRKTINGDDLLWSMATLGFEDYIEPLKLYLQKYRELEGGDGTARREMGGSHPGTTTPGEYQVHQQNSLAQGMNYVNPQVRPATQEVFLHGAFVFFFPFHLVQIVYFCRWPVFHNSNY from the exons ATGGCGGAGGCTTCTTCGTCCAGCACGGTAGATGGAGCCGGAAGCCACGAAAGTGGCGGCAGCGTGCGGGAGCAGGATCGCTTCCTCCCCATCGCCAACATCATTCGGATCATGAAGAAGGGCCTCCCAGCCAACGCCAAGGTCGCCAAGGACGCCAAGGAAACGATGCAGGAGTGCGTCTCGGAGTTCATCAGCTTCGTCACCAGCGA GGCGAGCGATCGTTGCCAGAAGGAGAAGCGGAAGACGATCAATGGGGACGATCTGCTTTGGTCGATGGCGACGCTAGGGTTTGAGGACTACATCGAGCCGCTGAAGTTATACCTGCAGAAATACCGTGAA TTGGAG GGTGGAGATGGAACTGCAAGGAGAGAAATGGGGGGATCTCATCCTGGCACAACCACACCAGGGGAATACCAG GTTCATCAACAAAATTCTCTTGCACAGGGCATGAATTACGTGAATCCTCAG GTTCGGCCTGCAACGCAAGAAGTATTTCTTCATGgtgcctttgttttttttttcccttttcattTGGTGCaaattgtttatttttgtagATGGCCAGTTTTCCATAATTCCAACTACTGA